The DNA window GTTGTGACTTTGGGTACTATGTTTTTGTTCGCAGGAATAGCTTTGGTGATTTCGGGTGGTTCCAGTGCTACTGGATTTGAAGGGATTAGTGGATTTCCGAATTCCTTTGTTCAAATTGCAAATGGAATTACATTAGGACTTCCCAATTCAATATGGCTAATTCTATTTATATTAATCGTTTTTGGCGCTTTACTTCACTTCACCAAATATGGCCGTAATGTATATTTAGTCGGCATCAATAGTAAAGCTGCTAAATATAGCGGCATAGCGACGAGATGGATTGTCATGAGCACCTATATGCTAGCCGGTTTAGGGGGTGGTATAAGCGGCATAATATTAACTTCCTATTTCAGTTCTGCAAGATCTGATTTAGGGGCACAAGCAATTTTGCCAGTCATAACGGCAGTCGTGCTTGGTGGAACAAGTATATTGGGGGGAAGGGGTACAGTTTTAGGAACTGTAATTGCGAGCATAGTGGTTGGTATGATGAACTACGGCCTCCAACTTTCTGGTATGTCCAGTGAACAAACAACGATTATTGTTGGAGTTATGCTAATTGTAGCTGTTGTAATGAGACGTTTTAATATAAATCATGTGAAAAAGTGGTTTCCAAAGAACCAAAGCTCTACTACAAAGGCTACTTGATTGAAGATTATACTAGAGGAGGAGTTTATGTTATGAAGAACAATAAACTGTTTTTGGTATTCATCTTCGCTCTAATTCTTGTAATTGTGTCTGCTTGTAGTAATAAGGAAAAAGAAGCTGTTAATAAAGAAGATGTAAAATTAGCCTTCATTCCGAAATTGACAGGTGTAGGATTTTTTACTTCTGGAGGATTAGGAGCAGAAGAAATGGCAGA is part of the Psychrobacillus sp. FSL H8-0483 genome and encodes:
- a CDS encoding autoinducer 2 import system permease LsrD (with IsrABC is involved with autoinducer 2 import); this encodes MFLVGELIFFGLLTPGFLNVQNLLFSMNDFAYIGLAAIPMTFVIITGGIDVSVGSTMGLSSITVGVLWMGGLNIWLALLVALIVCTLAGLLNGLIVAFTDVQPLVVTLGTMFLFAGIALVISGGSSATGFEGISGFPNSFVQIANGITLGLPNSIWLILFILIVFGALLHFTKYGRNVYLVGINSKAAKYSGIATRWIVMSTYMLAGLGGGISGIILTSYFSSARSDLGAQAILPVITAVVLGGTSILGGRGTVLGTVIASIVVGMMNYGLQLSGMSSEQTTIIVGVMLIVAVVMRRFNINHVKKWFPKNQSSTTKAT